In Candidatus Desulfatibia profunda, the DNA window GGCCCGCATTCGGCGGAAATCCGCCACATGGCCGAACAGGAAGAAGGCCACCGCGCCCGCTTCGACGAAATGCTCGCCAAGCGCGGCGTTCGCCCGACGGCTCTGCACCCGTTTTGGTCCGCCGCAGGTTACGCGCTGGGCGCGGGCACGGCATTGCTCGGGCCGGAAGCGGCAATGGCTTGCACCGCCGCCGTCGAGGAAGAGATCGACAAGCATTACACCGAACAGCTT includes these proteins:
- a CDS encoding demethoxyubiquinone hydroxylase family protein, producing MKQAMRKTCPHELHRMIRVDQAGEFGATRIYEGQLAVMGDRGPHSAEIRHMAEQEEGHRARFDEMLAKRGVRPTALHPFWSAAGYALGAGTALLGPEAAMACTAAVEEEIDKHYTEQL